A genomic stretch from Pseudomonas alkylphenolica includes:
- the mqo gene encoding malate dehydrogenase (quinone) — MKKILLTLLCLSVIGCSKPSEPEKSVDVLLIGGGIMSASLGTYLNELEPTWSIDIYERLDKVAEESSNAWNNAGTGHSAFCELNYTSEGADGKIDISKAVGVNEQFEISKQFWAYQVEQNVLSNPKSFINNVPHMSFVWGDKNVEFLKKRHEALQHSSLFRGMEYSEDHAQIQKWVPIVMEGRAADQKIAATRMSIGTDVNFGEITRQLIASLTKHDNVKLHVQHEVRDIVRNADNTWTVVVADLANKGVERSVKAKFVFIGAGGGALKLLQKSGIPEAEGYAGFPVGGQFLMTDNQDIVARHKAKLYGKASVGAPPMSVPHLDTRVIDGKEVLLFGPFATFSTKFLKNGSLLDMFAALTTHNIMPMTHAGIDNIDLSTYLMGQLMLSFDDRMQALREYFPNAKNEDWKLLQAGQRVQVIKKDPVHGGVLQFGTEVVAAQDGTIAALLGASPGASTAAPIMLSVLEKTYKDRIKTPEWQAKLKEIVPTYGQKLNNNLELTNKTREWSSSRLGLLYVPVLPEETAAVQAEPAL, encoded by the coding sequence ATGAAAAAAATCCTGCTGACGCTCCTATGCCTGAGTGTCATCGGTTGCTCCAAGCCCAGCGAGCCAGAGAAAAGCGTAGATGTACTGCTGATCGGCGGCGGCATCATGAGTGCAAGTCTGGGGACTTACCTCAATGAGCTGGAGCCGACCTGGTCGATCGATATCTACGAGCGCCTGGACAAGGTCGCCGAAGAAAGCTCCAACGCCTGGAACAACGCCGGTACCGGCCACTCCGCCTTCTGCGAACTGAACTACACCAGCGAAGGTGCCGACGGCAAGATCGACATCAGCAAGGCGGTCGGGGTCAACGAGCAGTTCGAGATCTCCAAGCAGTTCTGGGCCTACCAGGTCGAGCAGAACGTGCTGAGCAATCCGAAATCGTTCATCAACAACGTGCCGCACATGAGCTTCGTCTGGGGCGACAAGAACGTCGAGTTCCTCAAGAAGCGTCATGAAGCCCTGCAGCACAGCTCGCTGTTCCGCGGCATGGAATACTCCGAAGACCACGCGCAGATCCAGAAATGGGTGCCGATCGTGATGGAAGGCCGTGCCGCCGACCAGAAGATCGCCGCGACCCGCATGTCGATCGGTACCGACGTCAACTTCGGCGAGATCACCCGCCAGTTGATCGCCTCGCTGACCAAGCACGACAACGTCAAGCTGCATGTCCAGCACGAAGTGCGTGACATCGTGCGCAACGCTGACAACACCTGGACCGTGGTCGTTGCCGACCTGGCCAACAAAGGCGTCGAGCGTAGCGTGAAGGCCAAGTTCGTCTTCATCGGTGCCGGTGGTGGCGCCCTGAAGCTGCTGCAGAAGTCCGGTATTCCTGAAGCCGAAGGCTATGCAGGCTTCCCGGTCGGCGGTCAGTTCCTGATGACTGACAACCAGGACATCGTAGCCCGCCACAAGGCCAAGCTGTACGGCAAGGCTTCGGTCGGTGCACCGCCAATGTCCGTTCCGCACCTGGACACCCGTGTGATCGACGGCAAGGAAGTCCTGCTGTTCGGCCCGTTCGCGACCTTCTCGACCAAGTTCCTCAAGAACGGTTCGCTGCTGGACATGTTCGCGGCACTGACCACCCACAACATCATGCCGATGACCCACGCCGGTATCGACAACATCGACCTGAGCACCTACCTGATGGGTCAGCTGATGCTCAGCTTCGACGACCGTATGCAAGCGCTGCGTGAGTACTTCCCGAACGCCAAGAACGAAGACTGGAAACTGCTGCAGGCCGGTCAACGCGTTCAGGTGATCAAGAAGGATCCGGTCCACGGTGGTGTGCTGCAGTTTGGTACCGAAGTCGTGGCTGCCCAGGACGGCACTATCGCTGCGTTGCTGGGTGCATCGCCAGGTGCTTCGACCGCCGCGCCGATCATGCTCAGCGTGCTGGAGAAGACCTACAAGGATCGCATCAAGACCCCTGAGTGGCAGGCCAAGCTGAAGGAAATCGTTCCGACTTATGGTCAGAAGCTCAACAACAACCTTGAGCTGACCAACAAGACCCGTGAATGGAGCAGCTCGCGCCTGGGTCTGCTGTATGTTCCGGTGCTGCCGGAAGAGACTGCTGCAGTACAGGCTGAGCCTGCACTGTAA
- a CDS encoding YgdI/YgdR family lipoprotein, whose protein sequence is MIQRTLPAFLLALGLGTLAGCSSPTVITLNDGREIQAVDTPQYDDESGFYEFEQLDGKRTRINKDQVRTVKDL, encoded by the coding sequence ATGATTCAACGGACCCTCCCCGCCTTCCTGCTCGCTCTGGGCCTGGGCACTCTGGCTGGTTGCTCCTCGCCAACTGTCATCACTTTGAACGACGGTCGCGAAATCCAGGCGGTCGACACGCCGCAATATGACGATGAATCGGGCTTCTACGAATTTGAACAGCTCGATGGCAAACGTACACGCATCAACAAAGATCAGGTGCGTACCGTCAAGGACCTCTGA
- the moaB gene encoding molybdenum cofactor biosynthesis protein B has protein sequence MKAKADVPFVPLNIAVLTVSDTRTLETDTSGQMFVDRLTEAGHGLAARVLLKDDLYKIRAQVATWIADEQVQVVLITGGTGFTGRDSTPEAVACLLDKQVDGFGELFRHISLADIGTSTVQSRALAGLANGTLVCCLPGSTNAVRTGWDGILAEQLDARHRPCNFVTHLKQAEPCASRG, from the coding sequence ATGAAAGCCAAGGCAGATGTACCTTTCGTGCCGCTGAATATCGCGGTGTTGACGGTCAGCGATACCCGTACCCTGGAAACCGACACCTCTGGCCAGATGTTTGTCGATCGCCTGACCGAGGCCGGGCACGGCCTCGCTGCACGGGTACTGCTCAAGGACGACCTGTACAAGATTCGCGCCCAGGTCGCCACCTGGATTGCCGATGAGCAGGTGCAGGTGGTGTTGATCACCGGTGGCACCGGCTTCACCGGTCGTGACAGTACTCCAGAGGCGGTCGCCTGCCTGCTGGATAAACAGGTCGATGGCTTCGGTGAGTTGTTCCGCCACATCTCCCTGGCGGACATCGGTACTTCTACGGTTCAGTCGCGTGCCCTGGCCGGGTTGGCCAACGGTACCCTGGTCTGCTGCCTGCCCGGCTCGACCAATGCGGTGCGCACCGGCTGGGATGGCATCCTTGCCGAGCAGCTCGATGCCCGCCATCGCCCGTGCAACTTCGTTACTCACCTCAAGCAGGCCGAGCCCTGCGCCAGTCGTGGTTGA
- a CDS encoding glycosyltransferase family 4 protein: MRVLWTLPYLPWPTTSGGKTRQYHLLRSLAQRGHQITLLVQSKIPPNEAARQALEPLLERLIVLPRRPLHSPLNLLAAVYAGYPMRASVNGLAPHLRHRFEQLLEERWDVIQIEHSYSFQPFEKALQARSLPFLLSEHTIESVSGAACHDRLPLWLRPFNAFDRWRYRRWENRVLSQAHEVVAVSPKDVEHISRLTGNPASLVINGVDCAHYQDIQPSLHSQRLLFVGNFEYNASLEAIEWALEDILPQVWQSNPAVRLAVVGHALPDSWKSRWSDPRIEWVGYLPDLRELQRHSAIFFAPLRYAGGSKIKVLEAMAAGLPVVTTAKGVCGLQVTQGEHYLGSDDGDQLALLITQLLNQPWRMRQLSEAARQFVHERHDWSIAAAQLESVHARLSQRAPTLGNLSDNGLLSRSAE; the protein is encoded by the coding sequence ATGCGCGTACTCTGGACACTGCCTTATCTGCCCTGGCCAACCACCAGCGGCGGCAAAACCCGGCAATACCACCTACTGCGCAGCCTGGCGCAGCGTGGCCACCAGATCACCTTGCTGGTGCAGTCGAAAATCCCGCCCAACGAGGCGGCACGCCAGGCGCTCGAGCCCCTGCTCGAACGCCTGATCGTGTTACCCAGGCGCCCGCTGCACAGCCCACTGAACCTGCTGGCTGCGGTCTATGCCGGCTATCCCATGCGAGCCAGTGTCAACGGCCTGGCTCCGCACCTTCGCCATCGATTCGAGCAGCTGCTGGAAGAGCGCTGGGATGTCATCCAGATCGAGCACAGCTATAGTTTCCAGCCGTTCGAAAAGGCCCTGCAAGCGCGAAGCCTGCCCTTCCTGCTCAGTGAACACACGATCGAATCGGTGTCCGGCGCTGCCTGCCACGACCGCCTGCCGCTGTGGCTGCGACCGTTCAACGCCTTCGACCGCTGGCGTTACCGGCGCTGGGAAAATCGGGTACTGAGCCAGGCCCACGAGGTGGTGGCGGTCAGCCCCAAGGATGTCGAGCACATCAGCCGCCTGACCGGTAATCCCGCTTCACTGGTGATCAATGGCGTCGATTGCGCGCACTATCAGGACATCCAGCCGTCGCTGCACAGCCAGCGACTGTTGTTTGTCGGCAATTTTGAGTACAACGCCAGCCTCGAAGCCATCGAGTGGGCACTCGAGGATATCCTTCCGCAGGTCTGGCAAAGCAACCCGGCGGTGCGCCTGGCCGTCGTCGGACATGCCTTGCCGGACAGCTGGAAATCGCGCTGGAGCGACCCGCGAATCGAATGGGTCGGCTACCTGCCCGACTTGCGTGAACTGCAACGTCATTCGGCAATTTTCTTCGCCCCGCTACGCTATGCCGGCGGTTCGAAGATCAAGGTGCTCGAAGCCATGGCCGCCGGCTTGCCGGTGGTCACCACTGCCAAAGGCGTATGCGGGCTGCAGGTGACCCAGGGCGAACACTACCTGGGCAGTGACGATGGCGATCAACTGGCTTTGCTCATCACCCAATTGCTCAATCAGCCCTGGCGCATGCGCCAGTTATCGGAGGCCGCACGGCAATTCGTGCATGAGCGCCACGACTGGAGCATTGCTGCGGCCCAGTTGGAAAGTGTGCACGCGCGCCTGAGTCAGCGCGCGCCCACACTGGGCAATCTGAGCGATAACGGTTTGCTCAGTCGCTCAGCCGAGTAG
- a CDS encoding mannose-1-phosphate guanylyltransferase/mannose-6-phosphate isomerase yields the protein MSVLIPCIIAGGAGTRLWPVSRETMPKPFMRLPDGQSLLQKTFSRASALPDVERILTVTNREVYFRTQDEYRQLNSAGMALDFILEPFGRNTAPAIAAAALHCANLYGESALLLILPADHLISDLPAFERAVAHARNLAQQGWLTTFGLVPSHAETGFGYIEKGQALDAQGYKVQRFVEKPDAATAQHYLEGGQHLWNAGMFCMRVDAILAELDRHVPDLLASIHHCLQRSPSKQGEGELQLELDPQTFEKVPDISIDYAVMETSSQVAVLPADLGWSDIGCWQAVRNLKKADQNGNQCNGETALHDVSNCYIDSPHRLVGAVGLDNLIIIDTPDALLIADAARSQEVKVIAQKLKHQGHDAYRLHRTVNRPWGMYTVLEEGPRFKIKRIVVRPQASLSLQMHHHRSEHWIVVNGMACVTNGEDEFLLDTNESTFIKSGRVHRLTNPGVIDLVMIEVQSGEYMGEDDIVRFTDIYGRAPESASS from the coding sequence ATGAGCGTTCTGATCCCCTGCATCATCGCCGGCGGCGCCGGCACTCGCCTTTGGCCGGTTTCTCGCGAAACCATGCCGAAACCGTTCATGCGCCTGCCCGATGGCCAGAGCCTGCTGCAAAAGACCTTTTCCCGTGCCAGTGCACTGCCAGATGTCGAGCGGATACTGACGGTGACCAACCGGGAAGTGTATTTCCGCACTCAGGATGAGTACCGCCAATTGAACTCGGCCGGCATGGCCCTGGACTTCATCCTCGAACCCTTTGGCCGCAATACTGCGCCAGCCATCGCTGCCGCCGCTCTGCACTGCGCCAACCTGTATGGCGAAAGCGCCCTGCTGCTGATCCTGCCCGCCGATCACCTGATCAGCGACCTGCCAGCCTTCGAACGCGCAGTCGCGCACGCCCGCAACCTGGCACAACAAGGTTGGCTGACGACCTTCGGCCTGGTGCCCAGTCACGCCGAAACCGGCTTTGGCTACATCGAGAAAGGCCAGGCACTGGACGCGCAAGGCTACAAAGTGCAGCGATTTGTCGAAAAACCCGACGCCGCAACCGCCCAGCACTACCTCGAGGGTGGTCAGCACCTGTGGAATGCCGGCATGTTCTGCATGCGCGTCGATGCAATCCTGGCAGAACTGGACCGCCATGTGCCGGACCTGCTCGCCAGTATCCACCATTGCCTGCAGCGCAGCCCGAGCAAACAGGGTGAAGGTGAACTGCAGCTGGAACTCGACCCGCAGACCTTCGAAAAGGTACCGGACATCTCCATCGATTACGCGGTCATGGAAACCTCCAGCCAGGTGGCCGTGCTGCCCGCCGATCTGGGCTGGAGCGACATCGGTTGCTGGCAAGCGGTGCGTAACCTCAAGAAAGCTGACCAGAATGGCAACCAGTGCAATGGCGAGACCGCCCTGCATGACGTCTCCAATTGCTACATCGACTCGCCACACCGCCTGGTCGGCGCGGTGGGCCTCGACAACCTGATCATCATCGATACCCCCGATGCCCTGCTGATCGCCGACGCCGCGCGCAGCCAGGAGGTCAAGGTGATCGCCCAAAAGCTCAAGCACCAGGGACATGACGCCTATCGCCTGCACCGCACGGTGAACCGCCCGTGGGGCATGTACACGGTGCTTGAGGAAGGTCCACGCTTCAAGATCAAGCGCATCGTGGTTCGCCCTCAAGCATCGCTTTCACTGCAGATGCACCACCATCGCAGTGAACACTGGATCGTCGTCAACGGCATGGCCTGCGTGACCAACGGTGAGGACGAGTTTCTGCTCGACACCAACGAATCGACCTTCATCAAATCGGGGCGGGTACATCGCCTGACCAACCCTGGTGTGATCGACCTGGTCATGATCGAAGTACAAAGTGGCGAATATATGGGCGAAGACGACATCGTGCGCTTTACTGATATCTATGGACGCGCCCCGGAATCAGCCAGCAGCTGA
- the yegS gene encoding lipid kinase YegS — protein MKQHKTLFILHGKQAMNEQVRAAVGALRERGWQLDVRLTWEAGDAARLVNEAQASGYRHVAAGGGDGTLRDVAEAMARIACQASLVLVPLGTANDFARAAGVPLEPEQALELLETPAQRIDLGQVGGQVFLNMATGGFGSQVTANTSEDLKKVLGAAAYLFTGLSRFSELSAATVDLHGPDFHWRGDLLALGIGNGRQAGGGHVLCPQAQVDDGLLDVSILPAPQEVVGTLRSLLSDGLGLENMFVRARLPWVEIKSAQGLDINLDGEPLQSDSLRFEVLAGALRVHLPADSPLLSRRG, from the coding sequence ATGAAGCAGCACAAAACCTTATTCATCCTGCATGGCAAGCAGGCCATGAACGAGCAGGTACGTGCCGCCGTTGGTGCGCTGCGCGAGCGTGGCTGGCAGCTTGACGTTCGCCTGACCTGGGAGGCCGGTGATGCTGCGCGGCTGGTCAACGAAGCCCAGGCAAGTGGTTACCGGCATGTTGCAGCCGGCGGTGGAGACGGCACCTTGCGTGATGTCGCCGAGGCCATGGCCCGCATCGCTTGCCAGGCAAGCCTGGTGCTCGTGCCATTGGGGACTGCCAATGATTTTGCCCGGGCAGCAGGTGTGCCGCTGGAGCCTGAACAGGCGCTTGAGTTGCTGGAAACACCTGCTCAAAGGATTGATTTGGGGCAGGTTGGTGGGCAGGTTTTTCTCAATATGGCCACGGGCGGATTTGGCAGTCAGGTCACCGCCAACACCTCCGAAGACCTGAAGAAAGTGCTGGGCGCAGCGGCGTATCTGTTCACCGGCCTGTCTCGGTTCAGTGAACTCAGCGCGGCTACGGTGGATTTGCATGGGCCGGATTTTCACTGGCGCGGCGATTTGCTGGCGCTGGGAATCGGCAACGGCCGGCAGGCTGGTGGTGGGCATGTGCTGTGTCCGCAGGCGCAAGTCGATGATGGGCTGCTGGATGTCAGCATTTTGCCGGCCCCTCAGGAAGTGGTGGGTACCTTGCGCAGTTTGCTCAGTGATGGCCTGGGCCTGGAGAACATGTTTGTGCGAGCGCGTCTGCCCTGGGTCGAAATCAAGAGCGCGCAAGGCCTGGATATCAATCTCGATGGCGAGCCGCTGCAAAGCGATAGCTTGCGTTTTGAGGTACTGGCAGGCGCCTTGCGGGTGCACCTGCCGGCTGACTCGCCGCTGCTCAGTCGTCGAGGCTGA
- a CDS encoding response regulator gives MICKLLLVDDHSLIRAGVRALVSDIPGYTVVGEGNDGNQVAELVLQLDPDIVLLDISMRTTNGLDALTQLRASGCRSKVLILSMHTDPELIMQALESGAHGYLLKDTTATELEQALTALRHGERYLSPAIAHTVINQALLRTQSFKAPASDNHNLTARQLEILRLIVRGKSTREIAHGLGLSIKTVETHRSQIMKRLQIYDVAGLVLFAVREQIISLDD, from the coding sequence ATGATCTGTAAATTGCTGCTGGTAGACGACCACTCACTGATTCGCGCCGGTGTTCGCGCCCTGGTCTCGGATATTCCCGGTTACACAGTGGTGGGTGAAGGCAATGACGGCAACCAGGTGGCCGAACTCGTACTGCAACTGGATCCGGACATTGTCCTGCTGGATATTTCGATGCGCACGACCAACGGCCTGGACGCCCTCACCCAGCTACGCGCCAGCGGCTGTCGCAGCAAAGTACTGATCCTGTCAATGCACACCGACCCCGAACTGATCATGCAGGCCCTGGAAAGCGGCGCCCATGGCTACCTGCTCAAGGACACCACCGCCACCGAACTGGAGCAGGCCCTGACTGCACTGCGCCACGGCGAGCGCTACCTGAGCCCGGCAATCGCCCACACCGTGATCAATCAGGCCCTGCTACGGACCCAGAGTTTCAAGGCTCCGGCCTCGGATAACCACAATCTGACAGCCCGCCAACTGGAAATCCTGCGCTTGATCGTGCGCGGCAAATCCACCCGCGAAATTGCCCACGGTCTGGGCTTGAGCATCAAGACCGTGGAGACTCACCGTTCACAAATCATGAAACGCCTGCAGATCTACGACGTGGCCGGCCTGGTACTGTTTGCGGTCCGCGAGCAGATCATCAGCCTCGACGACTGA
- a CDS encoding sensor histidine kinase — protein sequence MLSSLNRLKLWRPGAALLRGLTALLCLASIIANLALYLYALPMPASVLILHIVAMLSIGWHLRHWARSIALRPAELADRLLKVQESERQRLSRELHDDIGQLLTAAKLQADWLQRRVPGDLQDHCSTLRSTLDDTLANVRDVSAILNPRQLSSLGLEASLRAHLLRTLENTNVHWSLECRQRLGGIPEDMAIAAFRITQEAVTNMLRHASAHNLVVCIQRQPEGLALSISDDGLGFLPASNPADEGQCGMAGMLERAALLDGTLSVSSQPGKGTRIDALFPWPPRTLERAKTNNAQ from the coding sequence ATGCTCTCAAGCCTCAATAGACTCAAGCTCTGGCGCCCCGGGGCCGCTCTACTGCGCGGGCTGACCGCGCTCCTGTGCCTGGCCTCGATCATCGCCAACCTGGCGCTGTACCTCTACGCGTTGCCGATGCCGGCCAGTGTGCTGATCCTGCACATCGTCGCGATGCTGAGCATTGGCTGGCATCTGCGCCACTGGGCACGCTCGATTGCCCTGCGCCCGGCAGAACTTGCCGATCGCCTGCTCAAGGTTCAGGAAAGCGAGCGTCAACGCCTGAGCCGGGAACTCCACGACGATATCGGCCAACTGCTGACCGCCGCCAAACTCCAGGCGGACTGGCTGCAACGCCGTGTTCCAGGCGACCTGCAAGATCACTGCAGCACCTTGCGTAGCACCCTGGACGACACGCTGGCCAATGTCCGCGACGTCTCGGCCATTCTCAACCCGCGCCAGCTCTCCAGCCTGGGCCTGGAAGCCAGCTTGCGCGCGCACTTGCTGCGCACCCTGGAAAACACCAACGTGCACTGGAGCCTTGAGTGCCGCCAGCGTCTGGGCGGCATACCTGAAGACATGGCCATCGCAGCCTTTCGCATCACCCAGGAAGCGGTCACCAACATGCTTCGTCATGCCAGCGCACACAACCTGGTCGTCTGCATTCAGCGCCAGCCTGAAGGCCTGGCCTTGTCCATCAGTGACGATGGCCTGGGTTTCTTGCCCGCCAGCAATCCAGCAGATGAAGGACAATGCGGCATGGCCGGCATGCTTGAACGCGCCGCACTGCTTGATGGCACACTGTCAGTCAGCAGCCAGCCAGGCAAAGGCACGCGAATCGATGCCCTGTTTCCCTGGCCTCCACGCACCCTTGAACGCGCCAAGACAAATAACGCCCAATGA
- a CDS encoding chemotaxis protein CheV, with product MAGILDTVDQRTQLVGENRLEILMFRLAGRQLFAINVFKVQEVLQMPKLTLMPQRHAFVCGVVNLRGQTLPVIDLSQAIGMRPLTPGPGSTIIVTEYNRSVQAFLVGGVDRIVNMNWEAIMPPPASAGRQHYLTAISKVDEQLVEIIDVEKVLAEIVPYSAKVSRDKLEDPVLARARGREVLLVDDSTVALAQLRDTLSQLGVKMHVASDGLKALRMLKGWADAGEDMCEKLLMIFTDAEMPEMDGYRLTTEIRNDPRLRPLHVVLHTSLSGSFNESMVKKVGCDNFLSKFQPDKLVDVVRQRLMLDEATA from the coding sequence ATGGCTGGCATTCTCGACACAGTAGACCAAAGAACGCAGCTGGTGGGTGAGAACCGCCTGGAAATCCTGATGTTCCGCCTGGCCGGGCGACAGTTGTTCGCGATCAACGTGTTCAAGGTTCAGGAGGTGCTGCAAATGCCCAAACTGACCTTGATGCCACAGCGCCATGCATTCGTCTGTGGTGTAGTCAACCTGCGTGGGCAGACACTGCCGGTGATCGACCTGTCCCAGGCTATCGGCATGCGCCCGCTTACGCCTGGGCCCGGCAGTACCATTATTGTCACCGAGTACAACCGTTCGGTGCAGGCGTTTCTGGTGGGTGGGGTCGATCGTATCGTCAATATGAACTGGGAAGCCATCATGCCGCCGCCGGCCAGCGCCGGTCGTCAGCATTACCTGACGGCAATCAGCAAGGTCGACGAGCAACTGGTGGAAATCATCGACGTAGAGAAAGTGCTGGCCGAAATCGTGCCGTACAGTGCCAAGGTCTCGCGCGACAAGCTGGAGGATCCGGTGTTGGCGCGGGCCCGCGGTCGCGAGGTGCTGTTGGTGGACGATTCCACTGTGGCCTTGGCCCAGCTGCGCGACACTTTGTCTCAATTAGGGGTGAAAATGCACGTCGCCAGTGATGGCCTCAAGGCCTTGCGCATGCTCAAAGGCTGGGCCGACGCTGGCGAAGATATGTGTGAAAAACTGTTGATGATTTTCACCGATGCCGAGATGCCGGAGATGGACGGCTACCGTCTGACTACCGAGATCCGTAATGACCCGCGCTTACGCCCGTTGCATGTGGTGTTGCACACATCGTTGTCGGGTAGTTTCAACGAGTCGATGGTGAAGAAAGTCGGTTGTGACAACTTTCTCTCCAAGTTCCAGCCCGACAAGCTGGTCGATGTCGTTCGCCAACGGTTGATGCTGGATGAAGCGACGGCCTGA
- a CDS encoding MOSC domain-containing protein, with protein MQLSALYRYPLKSARGQALQSSSLGLLGLDGDRRWMLVERDNGRFLTQRAYPQMSQLTALYGVDGELTLEAPGRPALKVAVPQADSDLRGVTIWRDTFRVPDAGEVAAQWLSEFIGKDVRLVHVPEARSRFLPGGYGEVNDRVAFADGFPLLLIGQASLDDLVQRVGRPLEMQRFRPNLVVEGAEPFAEDGWKRIRIGEMEFRVLKPCERCIMTTIDPQTGERSTDREPLTTLKTYRQKEGDVLFGQNLVADGSGVLEVGMPVTVLE; from the coding sequence ATGCAATTGAGTGCGTTGTACCGATATCCGCTCAAATCCGCGCGCGGCCAGGCGTTGCAATCGTCTTCACTGGGTTTGCTGGGGCTGGATGGCGACCGTCGCTGGATGCTTGTAGAGCGCGACAATGGCCGCTTCCTGACTCAGCGCGCGTACCCGCAGATGAGCCAGTTGACGGCGTTGTATGGCGTTGACGGCGAACTGACCCTGGAGGCGCCTGGGCGACCTGCGTTGAAGGTCGCCGTGCCGCAGGCTGACAGCGATCTGCGCGGCGTGACGATCTGGCGTGACACCTTTCGCGTCCCGGACGCCGGTGAAGTCGCTGCGCAGTGGCTCAGCGAATTTATCGGCAAGGACGTGCGCCTGGTTCATGTACCTGAGGCGCGCAGCCGTTTCCTGCCGGGTGGTTATGGCGAGGTCAATGACCGGGTGGCTTTTGCCGATGGCTTCCCGTTGCTGCTGATCGGTCAGGCGTCGCTTGACGACCTGGTACAGCGGGTCGGCCGGCCGCTCGAGATGCAGCGCTTTCGTCCCAATCTGGTGGTCGAAGGTGCAGAGCCCTTTGCTGAAGATGGCTGGAAGCGCATCCGTATCGGCGAGATGGAGTTCCGTGTGCTCAAGCCTTGCGAGCGTTGCATCATGACCACCATTGATCCGCAGACCGGCGAGCGCAGTACAGATCGCGAACCCCTGACCACACTCAAAACCTATCGGCAGAAAGAGGGGGATGTGCTGTTCGGGCAGAACCTGGTGGCTGATGGCAGCGGGGTGCTTGAGGTGGGGATGCCGGTAACGGTGCTGGAGTAA